One part of the Sorangiineae bacterium MSr11954 genome encodes these proteins:
- a CDS encoding ATP-binding cassette domain-containing protein, translated as MRGIRKSFYGVEVLKGVDLVCPRGQVHAIVGENGAGKSTLMKVLSGVHAADAGTIRIAGRTVHFRHPRAAQQAGVSIIFQEFRLLPERSVAENIFLGREPGRRGLVDAGALDAAAAELLARLRVEHAITPRTLVRELSVAQQQMVEIAKALSFDARIVVMDEPTAALSPNEASALFECVNELQAAGLAIVYVSHRLDEVFRLAQRITVLKDGATVGEVRTSEVTHRDLIAMMVGRPLESGFRLRTPGHLAGKAGRVRLRVRGGGNARLSGIDVELRAGEILGVAGLAGSGRTELARALFGVEPFTSGAMELDGRPVAMSSPAVAIAAGMGFLTEDRKAEGLLLRESVLDNARLSLRSLRPSLRRARKVPAAAAAVEGLLSALDLRSAHRPWNTPVQYLSGGNQQKVVLAKWLATRPEVLLFDEPTRGVDVGGKAAIHEHIRDLARKGAAILMISSELSEVIAMSDRVLVMHQGCIAGELDLRERDVLESDIMLLATGAHASAPAPEAGDPTASQTSESQHAPESQQTPAWRQTPESQQTPAWRHAPESQQTPASRDAAESQQTPASRHAPESQQTPASRHAPKSRQMPASQQAPESQHAPASRQTPASQQTPASRHAAESQQTPASRHAAESQQTPASQRAPESQQTPASQRAPESQQTPASQHAPESQQTPASRQAPASQRTPASRQAPASSRWARGAATPIWVVFAILFAVASVAVSARGQPFFSVDNVRNMLVRSVALGLVAVGQSVVVLGGSIDLSVAYLISVAAVLASHIMQGQPANVAPAILLVLAMGAAVGLVNGLLVTRMRVNAFMATLGMGLLMRGVLENSFAHGTGSVPPVFQSLGYSGIGPVPYAVLLLGAMAAGAWLLVRRTRFGYHLMAVGGDEETTRVSGVRSDRVIVLAHVLCSLAAVISGLFLVSRVGSAAPWIGPDGRYDLDSIAAVVLGGTALTGGRGSVLGTVGGVLVLAVVDNALNQFGVNTFVQDVVRGVILVSAVAAYTLRRRRAS; from the coding sequence ATGCGGGGGATCCGTAAGAGCTTTTACGGGGTCGAGGTCCTCAAAGGAGTCGATCTCGTCTGCCCGCGCGGTCAGGTGCACGCCATCGTCGGCGAGAACGGCGCTGGCAAATCGACCCTCATGAAGGTGCTCTCCGGCGTCCACGCGGCCGATGCAGGAACCATCCGCATCGCGGGCCGCACCGTGCATTTTCGGCATCCGCGGGCGGCGCAGCAGGCGGGGGTGAGCATCATTTTCCAGGAGTTCCGGCTTTTGCCCGAGCGGAGCGTGGCCGAGAACATTTTCCTCGGGCGCGAGCCGGGCCGGCGGGGGCTGGTGGACGCGGGCGCGCTCGATGCGGCGGCCGCCGAGCTGCTCGCGCGGCTTCGGGTCGAGCACGCGATCACGCCGCGCACCTTGGTGCGGGAGCTCTCGGTGGCCCAGCAGCAGATGGTGGAGATCGCGAAGGCGCTGTCGTTCGACGCGCGCATCGTGGTGATGGACGAGCCGACGGCGGCGCTCTCGCCGAACGAAGCCTCCGCGCTGTTCGAGTGCGTGAACGAGCTCCAGGCCGCGGGCCTCGCCATCGTCTATGTGTCGCACCGCTTGGACGAGGTGTTTCGGCTGGCGCAGCGCATCACGGTGCTCAAGGACGGCGCCACGGTGGGCGAGGTTCGAACCTCCGAGGTGACGCACCGCGATCTGATCGCGATGATGGTCGGCCGGCCGCTGGAGTCGGGCTTTCGCCTGCGCACGCCGGGGCACCTCGCGGGCAAGGCGGGGCGGGTGCGGCTGCGGGTGCGCGGCGGGGGGAACGCGCGGCTCTCGGGCATCGATGTGGAGCTTCGCGCGGGGGAGATCCTGGGGGTAGCCGGCCTCGCGGGCTCGGGTCGCACGGAGCTTGCGCGCGCGCTGTTCGGGGTGGAGCCGTTTACATCGGGCGCGATGGAGCTCGATGGGCGGCCGGTGGCGATGTCCTCGCCTGCGGTGGCCATCGCGGCGGGGATGGGCTTTTTGACGGAGGACCGCAAGGCCGAAGGTCTCTTGCTGCGGGAGTCGGTGCTCGACAACGCGCGTCTTTCGCTGCGTTCGCTGCGGCCGTCGCTGCGGCGCGCGCGCAAGGTCCCGGCGGCGGCGGCGGCCGTCGAGGGGCTTTTGTCGGCGCTCGATCTGCGCTCGGCGCATCGTCCGTGGAACACGCCGGTGCAATACCTCAGCGGCGGCAACCAGCAGAAGGTGGTGCTCGCCAAGTGGCTGGCCACGCGCCCGGAGGTGCTGCTCTTCGACGAGCCGACGCGCGGGGTCGATGTTGGCGGCAAGGCGGCCATCCACGAGCACATCCGCGATCTGGCGCGCAAAGGTGCGGCCATTTTGATGATCTCGTCCGAGCTGTCGGAGGTGATCGCGATGAGCGATCGCGTCCTGGTGATGCACCAAGGCTGCATCGCGGGCGAGCTCGATCTGCGCGAGCGCGACGTCCTCGAGTCGGACATCATGTTGCTCGCCACGGGCGCGCACGCGTCAGCGCCGGCCCCCGAGGCGGGCGATCCGACCGCGTCGCAGACATCCGAGTCGCAACACGCGCCCGAGTCGCAACAAACGCCTGCATGGCGGCAAACGCCTGAATCGCAACAAACGCCTGCATGGCGGCACGCGCCCGAATCGCAACAAACGCCAGCATCACGGGACGCGGCCGAGTCGCAACAAACGCCAGCATCACGGCACGCGCCCGAGTCGCAACAAACGCCAGCATCACGGCACGCGCCCAAATCGCGACAAATGCCTGCATCGCAGCAAGCGCCCGAGTCGCAGCACGCGCCTGCATCGCGGCAGACTCCTGCATCGCAACAAACGCCAGCATCACGGCACGCGGCCGAATCGCAACAAACGCCAGCATCACGGCACGCGGCCGAATCGCAACAAACGCCAGCATCGCAGCGCGCGCCCGAGTCGCAACAAACGCCAGCATCGCAGCGCGCGCCCGAGTCGCAACAAACGCCTGCATCGCAGCACGCGCCCGAGTCGCAACAAACGCCTGCATCGCGGCAAGCGCCCGCATCGCAGCGAACGCCTGCATCGCGGCAAGCGCCCGCATCCTCCCGGTGGGCGAGGGGAGCGGCCACGCCGATTTGGGTGGTGTTCGCGATTTTGTTCGCCGTGGCGTCGGTGGCCGTTTCGGCGCGCGGGCAGCCGTTTTTTAGCGTGGACAACGTTCGCAATATGTTGGTTCGCTCGGTGGCGCTGGGCCTCGTCGCGGTGGGGCAGAGCGTGGTCGTCCTCGGCGGATCCATCGATCTCTCCGTCGCGTATTTGATCAGCGTGGCCGCCGTTTTGGCGTCGCACATCATGCAGGGGCAACCGGCGAATGTGGCGCCGGCGATCTTGCTCGTGCTGGCGATGGGCGCGGCGGTGGGGCTCGTCAATGGGCTCCTGGTGACGCGCATGCGGGTCAACGCGTTCATGGCGACCTTGGGCATGGGCCTGCTCATGCGCGGCGTCCTCGAAAACAGCTTTGCGCATGGGACGGGATCGGTGCCGCCCGTCTTTCAGAGCCTTGGGTACAGCGGCATCGGACCCGTGCCGTATGCGGTGTTGCTCTTGGGCGCCATGGCGGCGGGCGCGTGGCTGCTCGTACGGCGGACGCGCTTTGGCTACCATTTGATGGCCGTCGGCGGCGACGAGGAGACCACCCGCGTCTCGGGCGTTCGCTCGGATCGGGTCATCGTGCTCGCGCACGTGCTCTGCAGCCTCGCGGCCGTGATTTCCGGCCTCTTCTTGGTCAGCCGCGTGGGCTCGGCCGCGCCCTGGATCGGCCCCGACGGGCGCTACGATCTGGACTCCATCGCGGCGGTGGTCCTCGGCGGAACGGCCCTCACCGGAGGCCGCGGGAGCGTGCTCGGCACCGTCGGCGGGGTGCTCGTTCTCGCGGTGGTCGACAATGCGCTGAACCAGTTCGGCGTGAACACCTTCGTTCAAGACGTCGTTCGCGGCGTGATCCTCGTGTCGGCCGTGGCCGCGTACACCCTGCGAAGGCGGCGCGCATCATGA
- a CDS encoding GntR family transcriptional regulator, whose amino-acid sequence MSHTGPLAAVPRRLLRDEAYGRIRDAIIDGTLAPGEAIRDGELAERLGLSRTPVREALARLSDEGLVESKPGSFTRVTPLSRRDVMDAHVVVLTLHELAVRTAVPKMTETDIHELTDANARFTEALDAADVERALQADDAFHEVFVRVSGNRAIAATIERYTPLIRRLERLRFGSLPGRGSVKVHARIIRACAARDPEAAALLTVQNWSTLGHLIDRALAELQTP is encoded by the coding sequence ATGTCGCATACGGGACCCTTGGCGGCGGTGCCGCGCCGGCTTTTGCGGGATGAAGCGTATGGGCGGATTCGGGACGCCATCATCGATGGCACCTTGGCGCCCGGTGAGGCCATTCGGGACGGGGAGCTGGCCGAGCGGCTCGGGTTGTCACGCACGCCGGTCCGCGAGGCGCTGGCGAGGCTCTCGGACGAGGGGCTCGTGGAGTCGAAACCGGGATCGTTTACGCGGGTTACGCCGCTCTCACGGCGCGATGTGATGGATGCGCACGTGGTGGTGCTCACCCTGCACGAGCTGGCGGTCCGAACGGCGGTGCCCAAAATGACGGAGACCGACATTCACGAGCTCACGGACGCCAACGCGCGCTTCACCGAGGCCCTCGACGCGGCCGACGTCGAGCGCGCGCTCCAGGCAGACGACGCGTTTCACGAGGTGTTCGTCCGCGTGTCGGGGAATCGGGCCATCGCGGCCACCATCGAGCGCTACACGCCCCTCATCCGGAGGCTCGAGCGCCTTCGGTTCGGATCACTGCCCGGGCGGGGCTCCGTGAAGGTTCATGCGCGCATCATTCGCGCGTGCGCCGCCCGCGACCCCGAGGCGGCGGCTCTTTTGACCGTCCAAAACTGGTCCACGCTCGGTCACCTCATCGACCGCGCGCTCGCCGAACTCCAAACCCCCTGA
- a CDS encoding LacI family transcriptional regulator, whose protein sequence is MGEEDSTSATEDAHEEQEELAPASSKTPTIADVARLAGVSIATASRTLNRTRPVAAHLQSQVLAAARELGYAPNPHARALARAHDTTIGVIVHDVSDPYFSEIVRGILQATSDAGQMVLIANTYRDRERELAYMASFRARRTGALIIAGSGMEDRDFGALMTRQILDFEAAGGRTALIGRHYAPGDVVMADNLGGARALAEHLVQLGHRTIGVIAGPERLTATHDRLAGFRGVLEEAGIALPEQHIIAGGDFTREAGASGATTLLDRVPGLTAIFALNDVMAIGALSILRSRGLRIPEDVSLCGFDDIPLAPDLWPPLTTVRVPMVEMGAQALALARLPKGSEIRVVHLSTRLVVRESTAAPRSR, encoded by the coding sequence ATGGGGGAAGAAGATTCGACATCCGCAACCGAGGACGCGCACGAGGAGCAAGAGGAGCTCGCGCCGGCATCGTCCAAAACACCCACGATTGCAGACGTAGCCCGCCTCGCGGGTGTCTCGATCGCAACGGCCTCGCGCACCTTGAATCGTACGCGGCCCGTGGCGGCGCATCTGCAGTCGCAAGTGCTTGCCGCCGCGCGCGAGCTGGGCTACGCGCCCAACCCGCATGCGCGCGCGCTCGCACGCGCCCACGACACGACCATCGGGGTCATCGTGCACGACGTGAGCGATCCGTATTTCTCGGAGATCGTGCGCGGCATCCTGCAAGCCACGTCCGACGCCGGGCAGATGGTGCTCATCGCCAACACCTACCGCGATCGGGAGCGCGAGCTCGCCTACATGGCCAGCTTCCGCGCCCGCCGCACGGGCGCGCTCATCATCGCCGGCAGCGGCATGGAGGATCGCGACTTCGGCGCCCTCATGACCCGGCAGATCCTCGACTTCGAGGCGGCCGGCGGCCGCACCGCGTTGATCGGCCGCCACTACGCGCCGGGCGACGTGGTCATGGCCGACAACCTGGGCGGCGCGCGCGCCCTGGCCGAGCACCTGGTGCAGCTGGGGCATCGGACCATCGGGGTCATCGCAGGGCCGGAGCGGCTGACCGCCACCCACGATCGCCTGGCGGGCTTCCGCGGCGTGCTCGAAGAAGCGGGCATCGCGCTGCCCGAGCAGCACATCATCGCCGGCGGCGACTTCACCCGCGAGGCCGGCGCCTCCGGTGCCACCACGCTCCTCGACCGGGTGCCCGGCCTGACCGCCATCTTCGCCCTCAACGACGTGATGGCCATCGGCGCGCTCAGCATTTTGCGCAGCCGCGGTCTGCGCATCCCGGAAGACGTCTCCCTCTGCGGCTTCGACGATATCCCGCTCGCCCCGGATCTCTGGCCCCCGCTCACCACCGTGCGCGTCCCCATGGTGGAAATGGGGGCGCAGGCGCTGGCGCTGGCGCGGCTCCCAAAGGGCTCGGAAATTCGCGTGGTGCACCTCTCGACGCGGCTGGTGGTGCGCGAGAGCACGGCGGCGCCTCGGTCGCGTTGA
- a CDS encoding LysR family transcriptional regulator — MLDLTRLRVLAEVAKHGSVTAAAQALHYAQPSVSHHLARLEEETGAKLVQRVGRGIRLTDAGRMLAERAAEILGRLGAAEAELSAHTGLRQGRVRLAAFPSALGTFVPKAAALLAEKFPNLDLRLREAEPPEALQQLRAGEIDVAVVFAHEFAADNGLPPPPDDDGVRLTHLLTEPVHLVVPKGKRRRKNLAAYADERWIAGCDRCRRHLLAQCARAGFTPKIAFTTDDYVAVQALVAADLGVTTLPELALLSVRHAGIVALPLPGAVRSVLAATYGQPPDPPATAALLDALSRSVPRQGLTRGARAPA; from the coding sequence ATGCTCGATCTGACGCGCCTGCGGGTGCTCGCGGAGGTGGCCAAACATGGCTCGGTGACCGCCGCCGCGCAAGCGCTCCACTATGCGCAGCCCTCGGTGAGCCACCATCTGGCGCGGCTCGAGGAGGAGACCGGGGCCAAGTTGGTGCAGCGCGTCGGGCGCGGCATTCGTTTGACCGATGCCGGACGCATGCTGGCCGAGCGGGCCGCGGAGATCCTGGGCCGCCTCGGGGCCGCGGAGGCCGAGCTCTCGGCGCACACGGGCCTGCGGCAAGGGCGGGTGCGCTTGGCCGCGTTTCCTTCCGCGCTCGGCACCTTCGTACCCAAGGCCGCGGCGCTGCTCGCGGAGAAGTTCCCGAACCTGGATTTGCGGCTTCGGGAGGCCGAGCCCCCCGAGGCGCTGCAACAGTTGCGGGCGGGCGAAATCGACGTGGCGGTGGTCTTTGCGCACGAGTTCGCGGCGGACAACGGGCTGCCGCCGCCCCCGGATGATGACGGCGTGCGGCTCACGCACCTCTTGACCGAGCCGGTCCATTTGGTGGTGCCCAAGGGAAAGCGGCGCCGCAAGAACCTGGCCGCCTACGCCGACGAGCGCTGGATCGCCGGCTGCGATCGCTGCCGCCGCCATCTGCTCGCGCAGTGCGCCCGCGCGGGGTTCACGCCCAAAATCGCGTTCACCACCGACGACTACGTGGCCGTGCAAGCGCTGGTGGCCGCCGATCTGGGCGTCACGACCTTGCCGGAGCTGGCGCTGCTCTCGGTGCGGCACGCCGGCATCGTCGCCCTGCCGCTCCCGGGCGCGGTGCGCTCGGTGCTGGCCGCCACCTACGGTCAGCCCCCCGATCCGCCGGCGACGGCCGCGCTGCTCGACGCACTTTCGCGGTCGGTGCCGCGGCAAGGGCTCACACGAGGCGCGCGCGCACCTGCCTGA
- a CDS encoding pyridoxal-phosphate dependent enzyme — protein sequence MRIPTFTDALQARRVLHDRLTPTPMWSYPGLDAVLGANVHVKHENVQPVGAFKVRGGITLLSSMSEEHRRRGVVSYSTGNHAQSVAYAARIFGVPCCIVMPERANPEKVRAVRALGSDVVLEGATVDECSSVAVRVAGERGMRLVQPDEPELIAGVSTCYMEIFERVPDLDAVVVPVGSGTGAAAACLMAAAMAPRCRVIAVQSEASPAGHESFRQGKCVSHSNRTVAEGLATGRGFVLPQEIVRGKLSDFLLVSDAAIRSAQRLMMTHAHTMAEGAGAAAVAAVLARPDLFADRKIAVVCSGGNASAAEMAEVLVAPSPAESAKKRAVAVEGGLSAEMRVEHA from the coding sequence ATGCGCATCCCGACCTTCACCGACGCGCTGCAAGCTCGCCGCGTCCTTCACGATCGCCTTACCCCCACGCCCATGTGGTCTTATCCCGGGCTCGACGCCGTGCTGGGCGCCAATGTCCACGTGAAGCACGAGAACGTGCAGCCCGTCGGTGCGTTCAAGGTTCGCGGCGGCATTACGTTGCTCTCGTCGATGAGCGAGGAGCACCGCCGGCGCGGCGTGGTCTCGTACTCCACGGGCAACCACGCGCAATCGGTCGCCTATGCCGCGCGCATCTTCGGCGTGCCGTGCTGCATCGTCATGCCCGAGCGCGCCAACCCCGAGAAGGTCCGCGCGGTGCGCGCGCTCGGGTCCGACGTGGTCCTCGAGGGGGCCACCGTGGACGAGTGCTCGTCCGTGGCCGTTCGGGTGGCGGGGGAGCGGGGCATGCGCCTGGTGCAGCCGGACGAGCCCGAGCTCATCGCCGGCGTGAGCACTTGCTACATGGAAATCTTCGAGCGGGTGCCCGATCTCGACGCCGTGGTGGTGCCCGTGGGGAGCGGCACCGGCGCGGCGGCCGCGTGCCTCATGGCGGCCGCGATGGCGCCTCGGTGCCGGGTCATCGCCGTGCAGTCCGAGGCGTCGCCGGCCGGGCACGAGTCCTTCCGGCAGGGCAAATGCGTGAGCCACTCGAACCGCACGGTGGCCGAGGGGCTGGCCACCGGCCGCGGCTTCGTGCTGCCGCAGGAGATCGTGCGCGGCAAGCTCTCCGACTTTTTGCTCGTGAGCGATGCGGCCATCCGCTCGGCGCAGCGTCTGATGATGACCCACGCCCACACCATGGCCGAGGGCGCGGGCGCGGCGGCGGTGGCCGCGGTGCTCGCGCGGCCCGATCTCTTCGCCGACCGAAAAATCGCCGTGGTCTGCTCGGGCGGCAACGCCAGCGCCGCCGAGATGGCCGAGGTGCTCGTGGCCCCGTCGCCGGCCGAATCAGCGAAAAAGCGCGCTGTAGCCGTTGAGGGCGGGCTGTCCGCCGAGATGCGCGTAGAGCACGCGTGA
- a CDS encoding 1-aminocyclopropane-1-carboxylate deaminase, translated as MKLNAFPRKPLLFGPSPIHPLPRLTEHLGGQVEIWAKREDVNSGLAFGGNKTRKLEYLVADAIAQGCDTLVSIGGVQSNHTRQVAAAAAATGLRCRLVQESWVDWPDSAYDRVGNILLSRLLGARIELVQAEFGIGFKESWERTLADVVASGGKPYAIPAGASDHPLGGLGFVNWAMEVAEQERALGIFFDTIVVCSVTGSTQAGMIVGFGAQERRRQVLGIDASAKPAETHAQIARIARSTAERVELGRDLEDREIVLLDDYHGGTYGIPDARTLDAMKLAARMDGMITDPVYEGKSMAGLIDLVRRGGIGKGSRVLYAHLGGQPALNGYSALFR; from the coding sequence ATGAAGCTGAACGCATTTCCTCGAAAGCCGCTGCTCTTCGGACCTTCGCCGATCCACCCGCTCCCAAGGCTCACCGAGCACCTCGGAGGCCAAGTGGAGATTTGGGCCAAGCGGGAGGACGTCAACTCCGGGCTCGCCTTCGGCGGCAACAAGACGCGCAAGCTCGAGTACCTGGTGGCCGACGCCATCGCCCAAGGGTGCGATACGCTCGTATCCATCGGCGGCGTGCAGTCGAACCACACGCGGCAGGTCGCGGCGGCTGCGGCTGCGACGGGGCTTCGCTGTCGGCTGGTGCAAGAGAGCTGGGTCGATTGGCCCGACTCGGCCTACGACCGGGTGGGCAACATCCTCTTGAGCCGGCTCTTGGGTGCGCGCATCGAGCTAGTGCAGGCGGAGTTTGGCATCGGCTTCAAAGAGAGCTGGGAGCGAACCTTGGCCGACGTCGTGGCCTCCGGCGGCAAGCCGTACGCGATCCCCGCCGGGGCCTCGGATCACCCGCTGGGCGGCCTGGGGTTCGTGAATTGGGCCATGGAGGTGGCGGAGCAGGAGCGCGCGCTCGGCATCTTCTTCGACACCATCGTCGTTTGCTCGGTCACCGGTAGCACCCAGGCCGGCATGATCGTGGGGTTCGGCGCGCAGGAGCGGCGGCGTCAGGTGCTCGGCATCGACGCGTCGGCCAAGCCCGCGGAGACGCACGCGCAGATCGCGCGCATCGCCCGGAGCACGGCCGAGCGGGTGGAGCTCGGCCGCGATCTGGAGGACCGCGAGATCGTGCTGCTCGACGACTACCACGGGGGCACGTACGGCATCCCCGACGCGCGGACCCTCGACGCCATGAAGCTCGCCGCCCGCATGGATGGGATGATCACCGATCCCGTCTACGAGGGAAAGTCGATGGCCGGCTTGATCGACCTCGTGCGCAGAGGCGGGATCGGCAAAGGCTCACGCGTGCTCTACGCGCATCTCGGCGGACAGCCCGCCCTCAACGGCTACAGCGCGCTTTTTCGCTGA
- a CDS encoding carboxylate-amine ligase, whose amino-acid sequence MIDGQFTLGVEEEYQIVHPETRELRSYISRILEDGKSVLRERVRTEMHQSMVEVGTSVCADVNSVRSELVEMRGELDRLARKGGLRIVAASTHPFSDWRAQDITDNDRYHTLVHDMQDVARENLIFGLHIHVGIKDKSVAIALTNQLRYFLPHILALTCSSPLWLGRKTGLMSTRSQIFRRFPRTGIPDEFESPQQLQNFTDLLIKTNCIDNGKKIWWDVRPHYLYDTVEVRICDMPTNMRDTVAVVALVQALMAKLYLMYRKNTAWRSYPRSLIEENKWRAVRFGTDARLIDFGQQAERPFYELALEMVDLVQEATDIFKTHDHMERILQIAKNGSSARRQIEVFDRTKGEAKHVVDWLMAETMNGI is encoded by the coding sequence ATGATCGACGGGCAATTTACGCTCGGTGTAGAAGAAGAATATCAGATCGTTCACCCCGAAACGCGTGAGCTCAGAAGCTACATCTCACGCATTTTGGAAGACGGTAAGAGCGTGCTCCGCGAGCGGGTGCGCACCGAAATGCATCAATCGATGGTGGAGGTGGGCACCTCGGTCTGCGCGGACGTGAACAGCGTCCGCTCGGAGCTGGTGGAGATGCGCGGGGAGCTCGACCGCCTCGCGCGCAAAGGGGGGCTGCGCATCGTAGCCGCGTCCACGCACCCGTTCAGCGATTGGCGGGCGCAGGACATCACCGACAACGATCGCTACCACACGCTCGTGCACGACATGCAGGACGTGGCGCGCGAGAACTTGATCTTCGGGCTCCACATCCACGTGGGCATCAAGGACAAGTCCGTCGCCATCGCGCTCACCAACCAGCTGCGGTATTTCCTGCCGCACATCCTGGCGCTCACCTGTTCTTCGCCGCTCTGGCTCGGTCGCAAGACGGGGCTCATGAGCACGCGCTCGCAGATCTTCCGGCGCTTTCCGCGCACGGGCATCCCGGACGAGTTCGAGAGCCCGCAGCAGCTCCAGAATTTCACCGATCTGCTCATCAAGACGAACTGCATCGACAACGGCAAGAAGATCTGGTGGGACGTGCGCCCGCATTATCTTTACGACACGGTCGAAGTTCGTATTTGCGACATGCCCACCAACATGCGCGACACCGTGGCCGTGGTGGCCCTGGTGCAGGCGCTCATGGCCAAGCTCTATCTCATGTACCGCAAGAACACCGCGTGGCGAAGCTACCCGCGGAGCTTGATCGAAGAGAACAAGTGGCGCGCGGTGCGCTTCGGCACCGACGCGCGCCTCATCGACTTCGGCCAGCAAGCCGAGCGCCCATTCTACGAGCTGGCGCTCGAAATGGTCGACTTGGTGCAAGAGGCGACCGACATCTTCAAGACGCACGATCACATGGAGCGCATCCTCCAGATCGCCAAAAATGGCTCGAGCGCGCGGCGGCAGATCGAGGTGTTCGACCGAACCAAGGGGGAGGCGAAGCACGTGGTCGATTGGCTCATGGCCGAGACCATGAATGGAATTTGA
- a CDS encoding serine/threonine protein kinase, with protein MGVIAKDVVVAERFRLVRPIGKGGMGVVWEALHIPLDIPCAVKFIDHRAATEPHLAALQRFEREARAAARIGGRHVVRILDHGVWDGLAYIVMELLRGESLRARLERVGRLSPPELMPIVRHVGRALRKAQESGIVHRDLKPDNIFLTHEDDGEIAKVLDFGIAKLVTDVPLAEQTRTGDLLGTPVYMSPEQVQGTRAIDGRSDLWSLAVIVFRCVTGELPFGAQTFAELVIEICMRPRVIPSSVAVVPEGFDSWWAKAAARDPDDRFQTAHAFVDALELALGMVPPVDPVSSGRLVSVHSIRGELDSVPTAAGASGVNLAKFTGAPGEDTTGRAVASGRGRLDRRWQGTMVMGIVAGVSAMILLAVVYGRAGSAPRAAPSAAPAFMASSAADPGVLVPTAAAPSSEPVAVVPGADADMSAVPNGGAAPRGGAADANATDASVSRAAAPGPRRPKVREPDPSPVTGRTGF; from the coding sequence GTGGGCGTCATTGCGAAGGACGTCGTCGTCGCCGAGCGCTTCCGCTTGGTGCGACCCATTGGAAAAGGCGGAATGGGGGTCGTTTGGGAGGCCCTCCATATTCCGCTCGATATCCCATGTGCGGTGAAGTTCATCGATCATCGGGCGGCCACCGAACCCCATTTGGCGGCGCTGCAGCGATTCGAGCGCGAGGCCCGCGCGGCCGCGCGCATCGGCGGCCGCCATGTCGTTCGAATCCTCGATCACGGTGTATGGGATGGCCTTGCGTACATCGTGATGGAGCTGCTGCGCGGCGAGAGCCTGCGGGCGCGGCTCGAACGGGTCGGCCGGCTCTCGCCCCCGGAGCTGATGCCCATCGTCCGGCACGTGGGGCGCGCGCTCCGCAAGGCGCAGGAGAGCGGGATTGTTCACCGCGATCTCAAGCCCGATAACATCTTTCTAACGCACGAAGATGACGGCGAAATCGCGAAGGTGTTGGACTTCGGCATCGCCAAGCTGGTGACGGACGTGCCGCTGGCCGAGCAGACGCGCACGGGGGATCTTTTGGGCACGCCCGTCTACATGAGCCCTGAACAAGTTCAGGGCACGCGGGCCATCGACGGGCGCAGCGATCTCTGGTCGCTGGCCGTCATCGTGTTTCGATGTGTCACGGGTGAGCTTCCTTTTGGCGCGCAAACGTTTGCCGAGTTGGTGATCGAGATTTGCATGCGCCCGCGGGTGATTCCCTCGAGTGTCGCCGTGGTGCCCGAGGGCTTCGATTCCTGGTGGGCCAAGGCCGCGGCGCGCGATCCGGACGATCGCTTCCAAACCGCCCATGCGTTCGTCGATGCGCTCGAGTTGGCGCTCGGGATGGTGCCCCCGGTGGATCCCGTAAGCTCCGGGCGCCTGGTGTCCGTGCACTCCATACGGGGTGAGCTCGACTCCGTGCCCACCGCGGCGGGAGCATCGGGGGTGAACCTGGCGAAGTTCACGGGGGCGCCGGGTGAGGACACCACGGGGCGCGCGGTCGCGAGCGGTCGCGGACGTCTCGATCGACGGTGGCAAGGGACGATGGTCATGGGGATCGTGGCGGGGGTCTCGGCGATGATTCTGCTGGCGGTGGTGTACGGGCGCGCGGGTTCGGCGCCGCGCGCTGCGCCGTCTGCGGCGCCGGCGTTCATGGCGTCGTCGGCCGCCGATCCGGGTGTGCTGGTGCCGACTGCGGCGGCGCCATCGTCGGAGCCCGTCGCCGTCGTTCCTGGTGCGGATGCGGATATGAGCGCGGTGCCGAATGGCGGCGCGGCCCCGAGAGGCGGCGCGGCCGATGCGAATGCGACCGACGCGAGCGTCTCCCGGGCCGCCGCGCCCGGGCCGCGCCGCCCAAAGGTGCGGGAGCCCGATCCATCGCCGGTCACGGGCCGGACGGGGTTTTAG